Proteins encoded within one genomic window of Flavobacterium sp. NG2:
- a CDS encoding carboxypeptidase-like regulatory domain-containing protein yields MQTKKWLICVLFLLGISSYGQKNTAKIALENYLKQIEQQFDVKFSYAVSDVANIKIQKPNTGLTIAQTIDYLNANSLLNFKALDSRYITVSVANKTISFCGEIVASDTNNPLSGASIILGNTLKGTTNSKGVFNLSNVDLNAYLIISYLGYESQQIAAKDFFSTSNVCKNIFLKPTKEELNPVLINTYLTPGLQKFTDGSIVLTTKKFEILPGLIQPDVLQSIQVLPGIESTNESIANINVRGGTNDQNLTLWDNIKMYHSGHFFGLISAYNPNLTEKVIVTKNGTSAEFSDGVSSTISMFTKNELSTKFSGGAGINLIDADVFLEIPLAKKWSVHLSGRRSITDALNTPTFSNYYKRSFQDTEINNNLNADAKSDFYFYDYTAKLLFDLNENHQLRANIIGINNALDYNEFQDDQNNSEAKSSFLGQKNLGAGAQWNAKWTDKWTSNFNTYYSKYNINSRDYRFLNDQLLTEANEVLETGAKVNIKYKPKEQLQLLAGYQITETGMLNQTTVSAPSYSSTKKTVLINQAVFTEAEFRNNRTFLRLGMRFNYFQKFRKLLFEPRINLRQELSNHWALKLEGEFKNQTTTQIIDFEDDFLGVEKRRWVLVNNTTIPIATSKQTSFGIEFKKKTFSIDLTGFYKIVEGITASNQGFYNNFQYKNAHGSYTAKGIEFLTNKTTSNYSIWTSYTLSKNDYEFDSFTPPSFPNNVDIRHSVTFGFNYNVMQNLSLSIGGIWRNGHPYTQPVSGSETTKSGNTTIVNYDNPNSSNLDDFKRLDASISYKFPISASAKGILRAGIINLTNEENIINRYYRVDQSNTDKAVEVNNTSLGLTPNVSFRVNF; encoded by the coding sequence ATGCAAACTAAAAAATGGCTCATTTGTGTACTTTTCCTTCTCGGAATTTCGAGTTATGGACAAAAAAACACTGCTAAAATAGCATTAGAAAACTACTTAAAACAAATTGAACAACAGTTTGATGTGAAGTTTTCCTATGCCGTTTCGGATGTTGCTAATATCAAAATTCAAAAACCAAATACAGGTCTTACTATAGCGCAAACTATAGATTATTTGAATGCCAACAGCTTACTTAATTTCAAGGCATTAGACTCCCGCTATATCACCGTTTCTGTTGCTAATAAAACCATTTCTTTCTGTGGTGAAATTGTTGCTTCTGACACAAATAATCCTTTATCGGGTGCTTCTATTATTTTAGGAAACACCTTAAAGGGAACTACTAATTCCAAAGGAGTTTTCAATCTATCAAATGTGGATTTAAATGCCTACCTAATTATTTCTTACTTAGGCTATGAAAGCCAACAAATCGCTGCTAAAGATTTTTTTTCAACTTCTAACGTTTGTAAAAACATCTTTCTAAAACCTACTAAGGAAGAACTAAATCCTGTTTTAATCAATACCTATCTTACTCCCGGTTTACAAAAATTCACCGATGGAAGCATTGTACTTACCACTAAGAAATTCGAAATTTTACCAGGACTCATACAACCTGATGTTTTACAATCTATCCAAGTATTACCCGGAATTGAAAGCACGAACGAAAGCATAGCCAACATCAATGTCCGCGGAGGAACGAATGACCAAAACTTAACGCTTTGGGACAATATTAAAATGTATCATTCAGGTCATTTTTTTGGCTTAATTTCAGCTTACAATCCTAATCTTACCGAAAAAGTTATTGTGACAAAAAACGGAACAAGTGCCGAATTCAGCGACGGCGTTTCAAGTACTATTTCCATGTTTACCAAAAATGAACTGAGCACCAAATTTTCTGGTGGAGCAGGAATTAATCTTATTGATGCCGATGTTTTTTTAGAAATTCCTTTGGCAAAAAAATGGTCAGTACACCTTTCTGGACGTCGTTCTATCACGGATGCGCTGAACACACCAACCTTTTCAAACTATTACAAAAGAAGTTTTCAAGACACTGAAATTAACAACAACCTAAACGCTGATGCTAAATCAGATTTTTATTTTTATGATTATACTGCCAAATTACTATTCGATTTGAACGAAAATCATCAATTAAGAGCCAATATTATCGGAATTAACAATGCCCTAGACTATAACGAATTTCAGGATGACCAAAACAATTCAGAAGCTAAATCAAGCTTTTTAGGACAAAAAAACCTCGGTGCTGGTGCGCAGTGGAACGCAAAATGGACTGACAAATGGACGTCCAACTTCAACACCTATTATTCAAAATATAATATCAACTCAAGAGATTATCGATTCCTAAACGATCAGTTATTGACCGAAGCCAATGAAGTTTTAGAAACGGGAGCTAAAGTCAATATCAAATACAAGCCTAAAGAACAACTTCAGCTTTTGGCAGGATATCAAATCACCGAAACAGGAATGCTGAATCAAACCACGGTTAGCGCTCCGTCTTACTCTAGTACAAAGAAAACCGTACTGATTAACCAAGCTGTTTTTACCGAAGCTGAATTCCGCAACAACCGTACTTTTTTAAGACTGGGAATGCGATTTAATTATTTTCAAAAATTCCGTAAATTACTTTTTGAACCTCGAATCAATTTAAGGCAAGAACTTTCCAATCATTGGGCTTTAAAACTAGAGGGAGAATTCAAAAACCAAACTACGACACAAATCATTGACTTTGAAGATGATTTTTTGGGAGTTGAAAAAAGACGTTGGGTATTGGTAAACAATACCACAATTCCAATTGCTACAAGCAAACAAACTTCCTTTGGAATCGAATTTAAAAAGAAAACATTCAGCATTGACCTAACGGGTTTTTACAAAATTGTTGAAGGGATTACAGCTTCTAATCAAGGCTTTTATAACAATTTCCAATATAAAAATGCACATGGTAGTTATACCGCCAAAGGAATTGAATTTTTAACCAACAAAACAACATCCAATTATAGTATTTGGACAAGTTATACCTTGAGCAAAAACGACTATGAATTTGATAGTTTTACACCACCAAGTTTCCCCAATAATGTAGACATTCGCCATTCGGTGACTTTTGGTTTTAATTACAATGTAATGCAAAACCTAAGCTTATCTATTGGTGGAATCTGGAGAAACGGTCATCCATATACACAACCCGTTTCTGGAAGTGAAACTACTAAATCAGGTAACACAACGATTGTCAATTATGATAATCCAAACAGCAGTAATCTCGATGATTTCAAAAGGTTAGACGCATCAATCAGTTATAAATTCCCTATTTCCGCTTCCGCAAAAGGAATTCTCCGTGCAGGAATTATCAATTTGACCAATGAAGAAAATATCATTAATCGCTATTATCGTGTGGATCAATCCAATACTGATAAAGCAGTCGAAGTCAACAATACATCCTTAGGCTTGACGCCAAATGTTAGTTTCAGAGTCAATTTCTAA
- a CDS encoding response regulator yields MDKIKILWVDDEIDYLKPHILFLEKKNYSVTTCNNGRDAIEIFESENFDIVFLDENMPGMSGLETLSEMKEKKSAVPMIMITKSEEEYIMEEAIGSKIADYLIKPVNPNQILLSLKKNLDHSRLITEKTTLDYQKEFRKISMEMAMVNSYEDWIELYKKLIFWELKLENINDQAMTEILESQKMEANSQFGKFIERNYEDWFEPKADKPIQSHTLFKELVVPELVKKDKPVLFVVIDNLRYDQWKVFEDVVANYYKLEKEVPYYSILPTATQYARNAIFSGLLPLEMEKKFPQYWKNDPEEGGKNLYEAEFLTAQLKRLGLNITEDYFKITNLAAGKKLAENFKALKNNDLVTVVYNFVDMLSHAKTEMDVVKELASDDKAYRSLTLSWFKNSPLLEIIQQAQLLGFKLVLTTDHGTINVRNPSKVVGDKNTSLNLRYKTGRSLTYESKDVYAVKDPRKIGLPIINMTSSYIFAKNDLFLAYVNNYNHYVGYYKNTYQHGGISLEEMIIPCLVFNPK; encoded by the coding sequence ATGGACAAAATAAAAATATTATGGGTTGATGATGAAATTGATTATCTCAAGCCACACATCCTTTTTTTAGAGAAAAAAAATTATAGTGTAACCACATGTAACAACGGTCGTGACGCGATTGAAATATTTGAAAGCGAAAATTTTGACATCGTATTCCTAGACGAAAATATGCCTGGAATGAGCGGCCTTGAAACCCTTTCAGAAATGAAAGAAAAAAAATCGGCTGTGCCAATGATTATGATTACCAAAAGCGAAGAGGAATATATTATGGAGGAAGCCATAGGTTCTAAAATCGCTGATTATCTAATCAAACCCGTGAATCCAAACCAGATTTTATTGAGTTTAAAAAAGAATCTAGACCATTCTCGACTAATAACTGAAAAAACAACACTCGATTATCAAAAAGAGTTTCGTAAGATTTCGATGGAAATGGCTATGGTCAACTCATACGAAGACTGGATTGAATTGTATAAAAAATTGATTTTTTGGGAACTCAAACTCGAAAACATCAACGACCAAGCGATGACTGAAATTTTGGAATCTCAAAAAATGGAAGCCAATTCACAATTCGGAAAATTCATTGAACGCAATTATGAAGATTGGTTTGAGCCAAAAGCAGATAAACCTATTCAGTCACATACTCTTTTTAAAGAATTAGTTGTACCAGAATTAGTCAAAAAAGACAAGCCCGTACTTTTTGTAGTAATTGACAACTTGCGTTACGACCAATGGAAAGTGTTTGAAGATGTCGTTGCAAATTACTATAAGCTAGAAAAAGAAGTGCCTTATTACTCTATTCTTCCTACTGCCACTCAATACGCACGAAATGCTATATTCTCTGGCTTATTGCCATTAGAGATGGAAAAAAAGTTTCCGCAATACTGGAAAAATGACCCTGAGGAAGGAGGAAAAAACCTTTATGAAGCCGAGTTTCTAACAGCACAATTAAAACGTTTAGGACTTAATATTACTGAGGATTATTTCAAAATCACCAATTTAGCAGCAGGAAAAAAACTAGCCGAAAACTTCAAAGCTTTAAAAAACAACGACTTGGTTACCGTAGTATACAACTTTGTTGACATGCTTTCACACGCTAAAACAGAAATGGATGTAGTCAAAGAATTAGCTTCTGATGACAAAGCTTATCGTTCTTTAACATTAAGTTGGTTCAAGAATTCGCCTTTGTTAGAAATCATTCAACAGGCACAATTATTAGGATTCAAATTGGTTTTAACAACTGATCATGGTACCATCAATGTGCGTAATCCATCTAAAGTTGTAGGTGACAAAAACACCAGTTTGAATTTAAGATACAAAACAGGACGTAGTCTTACTTACGAAAGTAAAGATGTTTATGCAGTAAAAGACCCAAGAAAAATCGGTTTGCCTATTATAAATATGACAAGTTCTTATATTTTTGCTAAAAATGATTTGTTCTTGGCTTATGTAAACAATTACAACCATTATGTAGGGTATTATAAAAACACCTATCAACACGGAGGAATTTCATTAGAAGAAATGATTATTCCTTGTTTGGTTTTTAATCCTAAATAA
- the tsaE gene encoding tRNA (adenosine(37)-N6)-threonylcarbamoyltransferase complex ATPase subunit type 1 TsaE → MEFIFSLNEIDTVAKKVLEAKPNEVILFHGEMGAGKTTFIKELSKKLGVTGATSSPTFSLVNEYEAANDQLVYHFDFYRLKNEMEALDMGVDEYLYSGNWCFIEWAEKIPNLIPELHTTITIKALPDGKRILELK, encoded by the coding sequence ATGGAATTTATTTTTTCTTTAAACGAGATTGACACAGTAGCTAAAAAAGTGCTTGAAGCAAAACCTAATGAGGTCATTTTATTTCATGGCGAAATGGGTGCTGGAAAAACAACATTTATCAAAGAATTATCGAAAAAACTTGGAGTTACTGGTGCTACCAGCAGTCCCACCTTTTCTTTAGTTAATGAATACGAAGCTGCTAACGACCAATTAGTTTATCATTTTGACTTTTACCGTTTAAAAAACGAAATGGAAGCTTTAGATATGGGAGTTGACGAATATCTGTATTCGGGTAACTGGTGCTTTATTGAATGGGCAGAAAAAATCCCCAATCTTATTCCTGAATTACACACAACTATCACTATCAAAGCCTTACCCGATGGGAAACGAATTTTAGAATTAAAGTAA
- a CDS encoding alanine dehydrogenase: MSIAITPFTKEQLLPQEEKLEVSKRKSELFIGIPSETSYQERRICLTPDAVNSLTHHGHRVMIESGAGESSSYTDKEYSDAGAEITHDTRKVFGCPMILKVGAPTIDEIEMMNSKTILISSIQLKTKNKAYFEALSKKKITALAFEYIKDEDGSYPAVRSSSEIAGTASILIAAELMITNDFGKGLLFGNITGVPPTDVVIIGAGTVAEFAAKTAIGLGANIKVFDNSITKLRRLQNTLDQRIFTSTIQTKALTKALRRCDVAIGALRGVDRCPVVVTETMVEHMKKGAVIVDVSIDTGGCFETSEVTTHEKPTFIKSNVLHYCVPNIASRYSKTASLSISNIITPYLMQIAEDGGIESAIRCDVGLKNGVYLYHGILTNKAIGDWFNLPNNDINLIVF, from the coding sequence ATATCGATAGCAATTACTCCTTTTACTAAAGAACAGTTACTACCTCAAGAAGAAAAACTGGAAGTAAGCAAACGAAAAAGCGAACTTTTTATTGGCATCCCCAGTGAAACCAGTTATCAAGAACGTCGTATTTGCCTAACTCCTGATGCCGTAAACTCATTAACGCACCACGGTCATCGCGTGATGATTGAATCAGGAGCGGGAGAAAGTTCTAGTTATACAGACAAAGAATATAGTGATGCAGGTGCCGAAATCACGCACGACACCCGAAAAGTATTTGGTTGTCCCATGATTCTCAAAGTAGGTGCACCTACCATTGATGAAATTGAAATGATGAACAGTAAAACCATCCTCATTTCGTCTATCCAACTAAAAACCAAAAACAAAGCTTATTTCGAAGCCTTGAGCAAGAAAAAAATTACTGCTTTAGCATTTGAATATATCAAAGACGAAGATGGTTCCTATCCAGCAGTACGCTCTTCGAGTGAAATTGCTGGAACTGCTTCCATACTTATAGCAGCCGAATTGATGATTACAAATGATTTTGGTAAAGGGTTGTTATTTGGAAATATTACCGGAGTTCCTCCCACAGATGTTGTCATCATCGGAGCAGGAACCGTAGCCGAATTTGCCGCTAAAACAGCCATCGGATTAGGAGCGAATATTAAAGTATTTGACAACTCCATTACCAAATTAAGAAGGTTACAGAATACACTAGACCAGAGGATATTCACTTCAACTATTCAAACCAAAGCATTAACCAAAGCTTTGCGTCGTTGTGATGTTGCCATCGGTGCTTTACGTGGTGTAGATCGTTGCCCTGTGGTCGTTACTGAAACCATGGTTGAACACATGAAAAAAGGGGCAGTTATCGTCGATGTGAGTATCGACACTGGAGGTTGTTTTGAAACCTCCGAAGTAACGACACACGAAAAGCCAACATTTATCAAAAGCAATGTATTGCATTATTGTGTGCCTAATATTGCTTCTCGCTACTCTAAAACGGCTTCCCTTTCTATCAGCAACATCATTACTCCTTATTTGATGCAAATTGCCGAAGATGGTGGTATCGAAAGCGCCATTCGTTGTGATGTAGGACTTAAAAATGGTGTTTATCTTTACCACGGCATCCTGACTAACAAAGCTATAGGCGATTGGTTCAATTTACCCAATAACGACATCAATTTAATTGTATTTTAA
- a CDS encoding DUF4258 domain-containing protein codes for MKFFQRFAYYLVGLVIGLFFVGLVFSGKDTRCNYFPNSRVLNDLRSKPFNYSEKASAVLAESWIDTIDIKNTLQFGDVDFDQSNTEFGQSTKLYIIEGKTMNNQAIILKVSNKAESATLEEIIKK; via the coding sequence ATGAAGTTTTTTCAACGTTTTGCCTACTACTTGGTAGGATTAGTAATAGGTCTATTTTTTGTTGGTTTGGTTTTTAGCGGAAAAGACACCCGTTGCAACTATTTTCCTAATTCAAGAGTTTTAAATGACCTACGCAGTAAACCTTTCAACTATTCCGAAAAAGCCTCAGCCGTTTTAGCTGAATCTTGGATTGATACCATCGACATCAAAAATACTTTACAATTTGGAGATGTAGATTTTGATCAAAGCAACACCGAGTTTGGACAAAGCACTAAATTATATATCATTGAAGGAAAAACAATGAACAATCAAGCTATTATCTTAAAAGTAAGCAACAAGGCCGAAAGCGCTACACTTGAAGAAATCATAAAAAAATAG
- the ung gene encoding uracil-DNA glycosylase, with translation MQNTLTPDWEALLADEFQQAYFKELIDAVDEEYQTNSCFPPKELIFSAFNHCSLAELKVVIIGQDPYHGVGEANGLSFSVNDGVKIPPSLRNIYREICEDLDYIFMPTSGNLESWAKQGVLLLNASLTVRKDSPNSHKHLKWNKFTDAVIQKISEEKEGIVFLLWGGFAQKKGAKIDRTKHLVLESGHPSPMSANQGKWFGNKHFSQTNAYLREKGVREIEWFF, from the coding sequence ATGCAAAACACCCTTACACCAGATTGGGAGGCTCTTTTAGCTGATGAATTTCAACAAGCTTATTTTAAGGAATTAATAGATGCCGTTGATGAAGAATACCAAACAAACAGCTGTTTTCCACCAAAGGAGTTGATTTTCTCGGCTTTTAATCATTGTAGCTTGGCTGAATTGAAAGTAGTTATTATTGGTCAAGATCCGTATCATGGAGTGGGTGAGGCGAATGGCTTGAGTTTCTCAGTGAATGATGGAGTGAAGATTCCGCCGTCGTTGCGTAATATTTATCGCGAAATCTGTGAGGATTTGGATTATATTTTTATGCCAACTTCTGGAAATTTAGAATCTTGGGCAAAACAAGGAGTTTTATTATTAAATGCATCTTTAACCGTTAGAAAAGACAGTCCGAATAGCCACAAGCATCTAAAATGGAATAAGTTCACTGATGCTGTTATCCAAAAAATATCAGAGGAGAAAGAGGGAATTGTTTTCTTGCTTTGGGGAGGATTTGCCCAAAAGAAAGGTGCTAAGATTGATAGAACCAAACATTTGGTTTTGGAATCGGGACATCCATCGCCGATGAGTGCGAATCAAGGGAAATGGTTTGGGAATAAGCATTTTAGTCAAACGAATGCGTATTTGAGGGAGAAAGGAGTGAGGGAGATTGAATGGTTTTTTTGA
- a CDS encoding DUF86 domain-containing protein — protein MYDAVYKYSLEIILEHISICNKRFSAINTPEDFVSTDYGKTLLDAIVTRLQAIGENIKNINRKHQLLKQHYPAIEWNKIIRFRDFISHHYEMLDYEIIFQICEDYLPQLELVIKQELAKFN, from the coding sequence ATGTATGATGCTGTTTATAAATATTCACTAGAAATTATTTTAGAACACATCTCAATATGTAATAAAAGATTCTCTGCTATTAATACTCCAGAAGACTTTGTTAGTACGGATTACGGCAAAACTTTGTTGGATGCCATTGTAACTCGGTTACAGGCTATTGGTGAGAATATTAAAAATATTAATCGGAAGCATCAGTTATTAAAACAGCATTATCCTGCTATTGAATGGAATAAAATCATTCGCTTTAGAGATTTCATATCGCATCATTATGAAATGCTTGATTATGAGATTATCTTTCAAATTTGTGAAGATTACTTACCGCAATTAGAGTTAGTTATTAAACAAGAATTAGCTAAATTTAATTAA
- a CDS encoding nucleotidyltransferase family protein encodes MKKDEIIHTLQKEKQYLKDNFGVISIALFGSYAKGIENSESDVDFFVEFKEPSYSFLMGLYSFLENKLKSKVDIVRKGPHVSERFLSTIKSELIYV; translated from the coding sequence ATGAAAAAAGATGAAATCATACACACTTTGCAAAAAGAAAAACAATACCTGAAAGATAATTTCGGTGTCATTTCTATTGCGTTGTTTGGTTCTTATGCCAAAGGAATAGAAAATTCTGAGAGTGATGTTGATTTTTTTGTAGAATTTAAAGAACCTTCTTATAGTTTTTTGATGGGATTGTACTCTTTTTTAGAAAACAAATTAAAATCTAAAGTAGATATTGTCCGTAAAGGTCCTCATGTATCCGAACGTTTTTTGAGTACTATTAAAAGCGAGTTGATTTATGTATGA
- a CDS encoding endonuclease MutS2 codes for MISITEKTLQDLQFPTVLATISDICNTDLGKQKALDITPFRDKETLMEALMQTSEYVSSFQNNNAIPNHGFDAITHEIKFLAIEDSILEVGSFRKIANLSTTVNFLLNFLRKFDDYYPHINKRANEVELTKDIISLIDVVVDKYGEIKDNASPDLVDIRRNMNLVRGKVNQSFGIALSQYNGLGYLDDIKESFVQNRRVLAVLAMYRRKVRGTILGSSKTGSIAYIEPETTLRYSRELSVLEYEEKEEIKRILKQLSNNIRPFLPLLKQYQDFLSDIDVIAAKAKYADRINGILPEITNNRRLYFRDAYHPILYLTNKQKKEITYPQTIELQQENRIIVISGPNAGGKTISLKTVGLLQLMLQSGMLIPVHERSETFLFDRILTDIGDNQSIENHLSTYSYRLKNMNYFLKKCNSKTMFLIDEFGTGSDPELGGALAEIFLEEFYHREAFGIITTHYSNLKILANELPFATNANMLFDEKSLEPMYKLVLGQAGSSFTFEVAQKNGIPFSLINRAKKKIEVGKVRFDKTIATLQKERSKLEKTSQTLKEEETKAREEGKKMESINEKIKSKLESYQELYDSNQKTIYLGQKVDDLAAKYFNSKNKKELIGEFLKIVEIENSKRKKATPKEVKAIVAKKKEIIKEAEVIVEEIRKEKKEKKLKPVIEKPKHILKVGDRVRMIDGKAVGSIDSIEKKKATVNYGIFTSKVNLEELELVEEVKTK; via the coding sequence ATGATATCCATTACCGAAAAAACACTTCAAGATTTACAATTTCCAACTGTTCTAGCAACAATCTCAGATATCTGCAACACTGACCTTGGAAAACAAAAAGCTTTAGATATAACTCCTTTTAGAGACAAAGAAACTTTGATGGAAGCCTTGATGCAAACCTCAGAGTATGTTTCGTCTTTTCAAAACAACAATGCTATTCCTAATCACGGTTTTGATGCGATAACGCACGAAATCAAGTTCCTAGCCATTGAAGACAGCATACTTGAAGTAGGAAGTTTTAGAAAAATTGCCAACCTTTCTACTACCGTAAATTTCTTGTTGAACTTTCTACGAAAATTTGACGATTACTACCCACACATCAACAAAAGAGCGAATGAAGTCGAACTAACCAAAGACATTATCTCGCTCATTGACGTAGTCGTTGACAAATACGGGGAAATTAAAGACAACGCCTCACCAGATTTAGTGGACATTCGTAGAAACATGAATTTGGTTCGTGGAAAAGTCAATCAAAGTTTTGGTATTGCATTATCGCAATACAACGGTTTAGGATATTTGGATGATATCAAAGAGAGTTTCGTTCAAAACCGACGTGTTTTAGCTGTTTTAGCTATGTACCGTCGTAAAGTTCGCGGAACCATCTTAGGAAGTTCAAAGACGGGAAGCATTGCTTATATCGAGCCTGAAACAACGCTTCGTTATTCACGTGAATTAAGCGTATTAGAATACGAAGAAAAGGAAGAAATCAAACGAATATTAAAACAACTATCAAACAATATAAGACCCTTTTTGCCTTTATTGAAACAATACCAAGATTTCCTGAGTGATATTGATGTAATTGCAGCCAAAGCAAAATATGCGGATAGAATCAACGGAATCTTACCTGAAATCACTAATAATCGACGTTTGTATTTTAGGGATGCCTACCATCCTATTTTGTATCTAACCAACAAGCAAAAAAAGGAAATTACCTATCCACAAACCATCGAGTTACAACAAGAAAACCGCATTATTGTCATCTCAGGTCCTAACGCAGGTGGTAAAACCATCTCTCTTAAAACCGTGGGCTTACTACAATTAATGCTGCAATCAGGAATGTTGATTCCAGTACATGAACGTTCTGAAACCTTTTTATTCGACAGAATATTAACTGATATCGGCGATAATCAATCTATTGAAAATCACTTAAGTACCTATAGTTACCGATTGAAAAACATGAACTACTTCTTGAAGAAATGTAACTCCAAAACCATGTTTTTGATTGACGAATTTGGTACAGGATCTGACCCTGAATTGGGAGGTGCTTTGGCGGAAATTTTCTTGGAAGAGTTTTACCATCGGGAAGCTTTTGGAATCATAACAACCCACTACTCTAATTTGAAAATACTAGCAAACGAATTGCCGTTTGCCACAAACGCCAACATGCTTTTTGACGAAAAATCACTGGAGCCGATGTACAAATTAGTCCTTGGACAAGCAGGAAGTTCTTTTACTTTTGAAGTTGCTCAAAAAAACGGAATTCCGTTTAGCTTGATTAATCGTGCGAAAAAGAAAATTGAGGTGGGTAAAGTTCGATTTGACAAAACCATAGCTACCTTACAAAAAGAACGTTCTAAATTAGAAAAAACCTCGCAAACTCTAAAAGAAGAAGAAACCAAAGCCCGTGAAGAAGGGAAGAAAATGGAATCTATCAACGAGAAAATCAAGAGCAAACTGGAAAGTTATCAAGAACTCTATGATAGCAACCAAAAGACGATATATCTAGGTCAAAAAGTGGATGATTTGGCTGCCAAATATTTCAATAGTAAGAATAAAAAAGAGTTAATTGGTGAGTTTTTGAAAATCGTTGAAATCGAAAATTCTAAACGTAAAAAAGCTACTCCTAAAGAAGTCAAAGCTATAGTTGCTAAGAAAAAAGAAATTATCAAAGAGGCCGAAGTTATCGTTGAAGAAATCCGAAAAGAGAAAAAAGAAAAGAAACTGAAACCAGTTATTGAAAAGCCAAAACACATTTTAAAAGTAGGTGATCGTGTGCGTATGATTGACGGAAAAGCCGTGGGAAGCATTGACAGCATTGAAAAAAAGAAAGCAACGGTCAATTACGGGATTTTCACTTCCAAAGTGAATTTAGAAGAATTAGAATTGGTGGAAGAGGTTAAAACGAAGTAG
- a CDS encoding alginate lyase family protein produces MKKLILLFVLFFVSHTQAQLVLWNFKSLQEAKQGNAPSLKTIIRDADKVLNKKLITVTDKEMTPPSGDKNDYMSMGRYWWPDPSKADGLPYIRNDGVSNPEIEKLDRYPLGSFAKSIENLALAYYITDDEKYAKKAVENLQIWLINKETKMNPNMNFGQTIPGKHGGKGRGEGILDTYSFVEMLDGVELLRKSNHFTKADQQAVKEWFTTYLDWMLTAEVAAEEQNAKNNHGTAFDVQIVRFAMFVGKNDIAKKMIESFPKNRLFAQIEPNGAQPLELERTTAFGYSVFNLTHFLDMAKLATVFKINLLKATSDDGRGILKAIDFLVPYIGKPITDFPYKQIKEWEEVQQKLCWQLYRVDKMLGKPVYKKYYKDHLDTKKVNTDAVLY; encoded by the coding sequence ATGAAAAAACTAATTCTACTGTTTGTCCTCTTTTTTGTTTCGCATACACAAGCTCAACTCGTGCTTTGGAATTTTAAAAGTTTACAAGAAGCTAAACAAGGTAATGCCCCTAGCTTAAAAACCATTATTCGAGATGCTGATAAAGTTTTGAATAAAAAACTAATCACAGTTACCGATAAGGAAATGACACCTCCAAGTGGCGATAAGAACGATTATATGAGTATGGGAAGGTATTGGTGGCCTGATCCTAGCAAGGCGGATGGTTTGCCATATATTCGTAATGATGGGGTTTCAAATCCTGAAATCGAAAAGTTAGACCGTTATCCATTAGGGAGTTTTGCTAAAAGTATCGAAAATTTAGCCTTAGCTTATTATATCACTGATGATGAAAAATACGCTAAAAAAGCAGTCGAAAATCTTCAAATTTGGTTGATAAATAAAGAAACCAAAATGAATCCGAATATGAATTTTGGTCAAACTATTCCTGGTAAACACGGTGGGAAAGGACGCGGAGAAGGTATTTTGGATACCTATTCTTTTGTTGAAATGCTTGATGGAGTGGAGTTGTTGCGAAAATCAAACCATTTCACTAAAGCAGATCAACAAGCCGTAAAAGAATGGTTTACAACCTATTTAGATTGGATGCTCACTGCTGAAGTAGCTGCAGAAGAGCAAAATGCAAAAAATAATCACGGAACCGCTTTTGATGTGCAAATAGTACGTTTTGCAATGTTTGTAGGTAAAAACGACATTGCTAAAAAAATGATTGAATCTTTTCCTAAAAATCGCTTGTTTGCTCAAATCGAACCTAATGGTGCACAGCCTTTAGAATTAGAAAGAACAACTGCTTTTGGTTATTCCGTGTTCAATTTGACCCATTTTTTAGATATGGCAAAATTGGCTACAGTATTCAAAATAAATCTATTAAAAGCTACATCAGATGATGGTCGTGGCATTTTGAAAGCTATTGATTTTCTGGTTCCATACATCGGAAAACCGATTACTGATTTCCCGTATAAGCAAATAAAAGAGTGGGAGGAAGTACAACAAAAATTATGTTGGCAACTGTATCGAGTAGATAAAATGCTAGGAAAACCAGTTTATAAAAAATACTATAAAGATCATTTGGATACCAAAAAAGTAAATACCGATGCTGTTTTGTATTAG